A window of Eubacteriaceae bacterium ES3 contains these coding sequences:
- a CDS encoding amino acid ABC transporter ATP-binding protein yields MGKVKIKNLKKTFGELEVLKDINLEIKEQEVVCIIGPSGSGKSTLLRCMNALEEATSGTVEVDGNDITGAHEKINLFRQNIGMVFQQFNLFPHMTVLENICLAPVSLKLKSKDEANAIAMGLLKRVGLEEKASTYPGQLSGGQQQRVAIARALAMNPDVMLFDEPTSALDPEMVGEVLSVMKQLAKEGMTMVVVTHEMGFAREVADRVIFIDEGYIVEQGPPQEIFANPQNERTINFLNMVL; encoded by the coding sequence ATGGGAAAAGTAAAAATTAAAAATCTTAAAAAGACATTTGGGGAGCTTGAAGTTCTAAAAGACATTAACCTGGAAATCAAAGAACAGGAAGTAGTTTGCATTATCGGACCCTCCGGTTCCGGTAAAAGTACCCTCTTGCGTTGCATGAATGCTCTGGAAGAAGCCACCAGCGGAACTGTGGAGGTGGACGGAAACGATATTACCGGAGCCCATGAAAAAATTAATCTCTTTCGGCAAAATATTGGAATGGTGTTTCAGCAGTTTAATCTCTTTCCCCATATGACTGTCCTTGAGAATATTTGTCTGGCACCAGTGTCCTTAAAACTGAAATCGAAAGATGAAGCTAATGCGATTGCAATGGGTTTATTAAAGCGAGTAGGACTTGAAGAAAAGGCTTCTACTTATCCGGGGCAATTATCTGGTGGTCAGCAGCAGCGGGTGGCAATCGCCAGAGCCTTGGCTATGAATCCAGATGTGATGCTGTTTGACGAGCCCACTTCGGCGCTGGACCCGGAAATGGTCGGTGAGGTTTTGAGCGTCATGAAGCAGCTGGCTAAGGAAGGAATGACCATGGTTGTTGTAACCCATGAAATGGGTTTTGCCAGAGAGGTGGCCGATCGGGTAATTTTTATTGATGAAGGCTATATTGTAGAACAGGGACCACCCCAGGAAATTTTTGCCAATCCCCAGAATGAAAGAACCATTAACTTCTTGAATATGGTTTTATAA
- a CDS encoding amino acid ABC transporter permease, whose protein sequence is MSIVELIVQNWSRLLGGLGMTVEITIISLVFAAIIGLVFGLLSVAPQKWLRAIAVVYVDIVRGTPLLVQAFFIYFGIPMALGIRLDQNLAGIITLSLNAGAYLAEIFRGGIESINKGQMEAARSLGLPYGLAMRKVILPQAIRTMTPALINQCIITLKDTSLLSVIGVVELTQTGKLIIANNYQSFKMWLIVGVMYFIVIMILSKISKQIERKMSYGKSKN, encoded by the coding sequence TTGAGTATAGTAGAACTTATTGTCCAGAACTGGTCTCGCCTGTTAGGCGGTCTGGGAATGACTGTTGAGATTACAATTATTTCACTTGTATTTGCGGCGATTATCGGCCTGGTTTTTGGACTCCTGTCTGTAGCACCGCAAAAATGGTTGCGGGCCATTGCTGTTGTTTATGTGGATATTGTGCGGGGAACGCCACTGCTGGTGCAGGCGTTTTTTATTTATTTTGGGATACCAATGGCATTGGGCATCAGACTGGACCAAAACCTGGCGGGAATTATTACGCTAAGCCTTAATGCCGGTGCCTACCTGGCTGAGATATTTCGAGGCGGAATTGAGTCCATCAACAAGGGCCAGATGGAAGCGGCCCGAAGCCTGGGACTGCCCTATGGATTGGCAATGAGAAAAGTTATTTTGCCACAGGCGATCAGAACAATGACCCCGGCGCTTATTAATCAGTGTATTATTACGCTTAAAGATACATCCTTGCTATCGGTTATTGGAGTGGTCGAATTGACCCAGACTGGAAAACTGATTATTGCCAATAATTATCAGAGCTTTAAAATGTGGTTGATTGTCGGAGTTATGTATTTTATTGTGATTATGATTTTATCGAAAATATCAAAACAGATAGAAAGGAAGATGTCGTATGGGAAAAGTAAAAATTAA